GCCACGCCCCACCCGGCACCTCCTGAGCATCCAGGATCTCGAAGCCGAGCCCCGCACGCCGCAGGTAGAACCCCGCCGCCAAGCCGGCCTGACCCCCACCGACCACGACGACGTCCAACAACCCACCGGAATCGGCAGTAGCGCTTTGACTCGTCACGCGGTCCGTCCTCCGGCAGGTGTCCGAGGGTCGCAGTCGAGTGTGCCATTCTCGGCCCTCACGTGGCGGCGACCGCCGCCCGGCGGATCGGCTCCGCCGCGTCGACCGATCACCGCCGAGTCGGGGGACGGGCGCTGTGGACGTTGCGCGGCTCGGCAGCCGTGTTACCTCACCTGGAGGTGCGTTCGTAGGGGCGGTGAGCCGGTCGGCCGGTGTGGCGGGAGCGGGACAGCGCACGGTAGCCGAGGGCCATGGCGATCAGGCCCAGGGGGATGGCCGCGATGGCTCCGACGATCCCGTTGCCGGTGCCGGGGCCACCGCTGGAGGTGGCCAGATGCAGGATCGCGAGGGCCGTTGCCGCCACTCCCACGGCGAGGGCCGACATCGCGCCGACGCGGCCGACATGGCCGGTGCGGGCCGAGGTCGGCCAGCCGATGGCCACGCCGAGGAGGCCCATTCCGAGGGCGAGGTTCGCCCCGGTCCGCCCGTCGCCGATGACTCCGCCCTCGGCGGCCGCCATGAGGGTCTGTGATGCGCTCATGTTCCTCTTCCCTTCGTTCAAGGTGGTCCGAGCATGACCGCCGACCACATCGCCGGGCATCTGGCGAACGCAGACCTTTCGCGCTGCCGCCGATGCCGCAATCGCGTACCGCGGACGCGGCAGGCGGCCGGCGCGGGTACCGCGGGCGCGGCAGGCGAGGGCTCGTCCACCGGCGGGATTCGTCCGTTGTGGCATCGGGCTAAGGTGCCCGCATGGACATTGGGCGGTCCCGTGTTCCGGCCGGGATCGGAGACTGGGCGGTGGCCGTCGCCGTGGCGGCGCTGCTGCTGACCACCGGGCTGTCCGGGGAGCACCCGGACGGGAACCGCGAGATGCTCGGCATCGCGCTGCTGGCGGCCGGGGGCCTGGTGCTGGCCCTGCGCCGGCGGGCTCCGCTCCTTGTCCTGGCCGTCACCGGGCTGTGCGCCGTGGGTCACCAGGCGGCCGGTTTCGAGGTGCTCGCCGTCTCGTATCTCGTCGCGGTGTACGGCGCCGTGCGGGCCGGGCACCGCGTCCTCACGGTGGCGGCATCCGCGACCCTGCTGGTCGCCATCCAGCTCTCGGCCCTCGTCTTTCACGACGGCGCCGTGCGCGCGGCCGTCGAAGAGGCGCGCAACGTTCTCGAACTGGCCTGGCTGATCGCCGCCTTCGCCGCCGGTGAGGCGGTGCGCCAAGCCGAGCGGCGCGCGGACGAGGCCGAACGCACCCGGGAGGAGACCGCGCGGCGCCGCGCCGATGAGGAGCGGCTGCGCATCGCGCGGGAACTGCACGATTCCCTCACCCACCAGATCTCGGTGATCAAGGTGCAGGCGGAGGCGGCCGTCCACGTGGCCCGCCGGCGAGGTGAGCCGGTGCCGGAGTCGCTGCTGGCGATCCGGGAGGCCGGCCAGGAGGCGACCCGGGAACTGCGCGCCACCCTGGAGGCGCTGCGCGACGACGACAGGACCCCGCCCTGCGGGCTCGACGACGTCCCGGAGCTGGTGAAGCGGTTCCAGATGACCGGCCTGGACACGACGCTGACGTTCGACGGGCCTCGAGAGGACGTGCCAGCCGCGGTGGGCCGGACCGCCTACCGGATCGTGCAGGAGGCGCTGACCAACATCGCCCGCCACTCCGCCGCGGCGACCGCGTCCGTCCGCATCGACTCCCGTCCCGACGCCCTCGCCATCCGCGTCGACGACGACGGCGACGCCACGCCGGACGACAGCCCGACACCCGGACTGGGGCTGCTCGGTATGCGCGAACGCGTCACCGCCCTCGGCGGCCGGCTGCGCGCCGAACCGCGCCGCGAAGGCGGCTTCACCGTCCAGGCCGAACTCCCCGTGAAGGGGGCCTCGTGATCCGCGTCCTGCTGGTCGACGACCAGCCGCTCATCCGCAGCGGGTTCCGTGCGCTCCTCGGCATCGAGGACGACATCGAGGTGGTGGCCGAGGCCGCCGACGGCGCGGAGGGCCTGGCGCTCGTTCGAGAGCACCGGCCCGACGTCGTGCTCATCGACATCCAGATGCCGGTCGTCGACGGCATCGAGGCCACCCGGCGCATCGCCGCCGACCCGGAGCTGGCCCGGGTCCACGTCGTGATCCTCACCAACTACGGCATGGACGAGTACGTCCTCGAAGCCCTGCGCGCCGGGGCCGCCGGATTCCTGGTCAAGGACATCGTGGCGGAAGACCTTCTGCACGCCGTACGCGTCGCCGCCCGCGGCGACGCCCTGCTCGCCCCCTCCATCACCCGCAGACTGATCGACCGGTACGTCACCCAGACGCCCCCCATCGGCACCGGCCCCGGACTGGACGAGCTGACCGGCCGCGAGCGGGAGGCCGTCGCCCTGGTCGCCCGCGGCCTGTCCAACGACGAGATCGCCCG
The DNA window shown above is from Thermomonospora umbrina and carries:
- a CDS encoding DUF6223 family protein, which codes for MSASQTLMAAAEGGVIGDGRTGANLALGMGLLGVAIGWPTSARTGHVGRVGAMSALAVGVAATALAILHLATSSGGPGTGNGIVGAIAAIPLGLIAMALGYRALSRSRHTGRPAHRPYERTSR
- a CDS encoding sensor histidine kinase, whose protein sequence is MDIGRSRVPAGIGDWAVAVAVAALLLTTGLSGEHPDGNREMLGIALLAAGGLVLALRRRAPLLVLAVTGLCAVGHQAAGFEVLAVSYLVAVYGAVRAGHRVLTVAASATLLVAIQLSALVFHDGAVRAAVEEARNVLELAWLIAAFAAGEAVRQAERRADEAERTREETARRRADEERLRIARELHDSLTHQISVIKVQAEAAVHVARRRGEPVPESLLAIREAGQEATRELRATLEALRDDDRTPPCGLDDVPELVKRFQMTGLDTTLTFDGPREDVPAAVGRTAYRIVQEALTNIARHSAAATASVRIDSRPDALAIRVDDDGDATPDDSPTPGLGLLGMRERVTALGGRLRAEPRREGGFTVQAELPVKGAS
- a CDS encoding response regulator; this translates as MIRVLLVDDQPLIRSGFRALLGIEDDIEVVAEAADGAEGLALVREHRPDVVLIDIQMPVVDGIEATRRIAADPELARVHVVILTNYGMDEYVLEALRAGAAGFLVKDIVAEDLLHAVRVAARGDALLAPSITRRLIDRYVTQTPPIGTGPGLDELTGREREAVALVARGLSNDEIARHMVISPLTAKTHINRAMTKLHARDRAQLVVLAYESGLVVPRDL